One window of Nocardioides dongkuii genomic DNA carries:
- the rapZ gene encoding RNase adapter RapZ has product MDAPVPPGELVVVTGMTGAGRSTAAKELEDLGYYVVDNLPPSLLRDVVRLVDESRGTGQPIAVVVDIRSGSFFGSLQANLEQGATGRQTTLVFLDANDEVLVRRQEAVRRPHPLQGGGRLLDGLERERRVLADLRSTADLVIDTSALNVHQLTSRISEAFGTPDTTRLKVTVISFGFKYGIPVDADFVADMRFLPNPHWIPELRPATGKDSEVSAYVRSRPGAEEFLDGYVPVLAGVAEGYLREGKRFMRVAVGCTGGKHRSVAMTEEIVSRLVERGFAARAVHRDLGKE; this is encoded by the coding sequence GTGGACGCACCCGTGCCCCCGGGAGAGCTGGTGGTCGTCACCGGGATGACCGGCGCCGGCCGCAGCACGGCCGCCAAGGAGCTCGAGGACCTCGGCTACTACGTCGTCGACAACCTGCCGCCCAGCCTGCTGCGCGACGTCGTCCGGCTGGTCGACGAGAGCCGCGGCACCGGGCAGCCGATCGCGGTGGTCGTGGACATCCGCTCCGGCTCGTTCTTCGGCTCGCTCCAGGCCAACCTCGAGCAGGGGGCGACCGGTCGGCAGACGACCCTGGTCTTCCTCGACGCGAACGACGAGGTCCTGGTCCGTCGCCAGGAGGCCGTGCGCCGCCCGCACCCCCTCCAGGGCGGCGGCCGGCTGCTCGACGGGCTCGAGCGGGAGCGCCGGGTGCTGGCCGACCTGCGCAGCACCGCCGACCTGGTGATCGACACCAGCGCGCTCAACGTCCACCAGCTCACCAGCCGGATCTCCGAGGCCTTCGGCACCCCCGACACCACCCGGCTGAAGGTGACGGTGATCAGCTTCGGCTTCAAGTACGGCATCCCGGTCGACGCCGACTTCGTCGCCGACATGCGCTTCCTGCCCAACCCGCACTGGATCCCCGAGCTGCGTCCCGCCACCGGCAAGGACAGCGAGGTCTCGGCGTACGTCCGCAGCCGGCCGGGCGCCGAGGAGTTCCTCGACGGCTACGTGCCGGTGCTCGCCGGGGTCGCGGAGGGCTACCTCCGCGAGGGCAAGCGGTTCATGCGGGTGGCCGTCGGCTGCACCGGTGGCAAGCACCGCAGCGTGGCGATGACCGAGGAGATCGTCAGCCGCCTGGTCGAGCGCGGGTTCGCCGCCCGCGCCGTGCACCGCGACCTGGGCAAGGAATGA
- the uvrC gene encoding excinuclease ABC subunit UvrC: MPPARPSRAARGPLSYRPEPGSIPTQPGVYRFRDPRGRVIYVGKAKNLRARLSSYFQDIGNLHQRTATMVTTAASVEWTVVNTEVEALQLEYSWIKEFDPRFNVKYRDDKSYPWLAVTVGEEFPRVMVGRGAKKRGTRYFGPYSHAWAIRETVDILLRVFPMRSCSNGVFKRSAQIGRPCLLGYIDKCSAPCVGNVSAEQHREIVDDFCDFMGGQTRPFIRRIEKEMYAASDAMDFEKAARLRDDLGALNRALEKQAVVLGDGADADVIALAEDPLEVAVQIFYVRGGRIRGQRGWVADRVEDGETPELVQDFLLQLYAGDPESVPREILVPALPPDVEVFEELLSELRGSRVAIRVPQRGDKKTLQETVARNAGQALVLHKTRRASDLTTRNRALEEIQQALELDEVPLRMECYDVSNLQGTEVVASMVVFEDGLARKSEYRRFVIRGVDGQNDVASMHEVITRRFRRLLDEQARSEVKPGDDTTGPMLVDPETGRPRKFAYAPGLVVVDGGPPQVAAAQRALDELGIDDIPVCGLAKRLEEVWLPGQEDPVILARSSEGLYLLQRLRDEAHRFAIGHHRSRRSKSMVESLLDDVPGLGEVRRRTLLKHFGSLKKLRTATVEEIAQVPGIGTRTATAIKDAVTESAETRQTVSVNTATGEIEEG; the protein is encoded by the coding sequence GTGCCTCCCGCCCGCCCGTCACGCGCCGCCCGAGGCCCGCTGTCCTACCGTCCAGAGCCCGGCTCGATCCCGACCCAGCCGGGCGTCTACCGGTTCCGCGACCCGCGGGGGCGGGTGATCTACGTCGGCAAGGCGAAGAACCTGCGGGCCCGCCTCTCGTCGTACTTCCAGGACATCGGCAACCTCCACCAGCGCACCGCCACGATGGTGACGACCGCGGCGAGCGTCGAGTGGACGGTCGTGAACACCGAGGTCGAGGCGCTCCAGCTGGAGTACTCCTGGATCAAGGAGTTCGACCCGCGGTTCAACGTCAAGTACCGCGACGACAAGTCCTACCCCTGGCTGGCCGTGACCGTCGGCGAGGAGTTCCCCCGGGTGATGGTCGGGCGCGGGGCCAAGAAGCGCGGCACCCGCTACTTCGGTCCCTACAGCCACGCCTGGGCGATCCGCGAGACCGTCGACATCCTGCTGCGGGTCTTCCCGATGCGCTCGTGCAGCAACGGCGTGTTCAAGCGCTCGGCGCAGATCGGCCGGCCCTGCCTGCTCGGCTACATCGACAAGTGCTCCGCGCCGTGCGTGGGCAACGTCAGCGCCGAGCAGCACCGCGAGATCGTCGACGACTTCTGCGACTTCATGGGCGGCCAGACCCGGCCGTTCATCCGGCGCATCGAGAAGGAGATGTACGCCGCCTCCGACGCGATGGACTTCGAGAAGGCGGCCCGGCTGCGCGACGACCTCGGCGCGCTCAACCGGGCGCTCGAGAAGCAGGCCGTGGTGCTGGGGGACGGCGCCGACGCCGACGTGATCGCGCTCGCCGAGGACCCGCTCGAGGTCGCGGTGCAGATCTTCTACGTCCGCGGCGGGCGGATCCGCGGCCAGCGCGGCTGGGTCGCCGACCGGGTCGAGGACGGCGAGACCCCCGAGCTGGTCCAGGACTTCCTGCTCCAGCTGTACGCCGGCGACCCCGAGTCGGTCCCGCGCGAGATCCTGGTGCCGGCGCTGCCGCCCGACGTCGAGGTCTTCGAGGAGCTGCTCTCCGAGCTGCGGGGGAGCCGGGTCGCGATCCGGGTGCCGCAGCGCGGCGACAAGAAGACCCTCCAGGAGACCGTCGCACGCAACGCCGGGCAGGCGCTGGTCCTGCACAAGACCCGGCGCGCCAGCGACCTGACCACCCGCAACCGCGCGCTCGAGGAGATCCAGCAGGCGCTCGAGCTCGACGAGGTGCCGCTGCGGATGGAGTGCTACGACGTCTCCAACCTGCAGGGCACCGAGGTCGTGGCGTCGATGGTGGTCTTCGAGGACGGCCTGGCGCGCAAGAGCGAGTACCGCCGGTTCGTGATCCGCGGCGTCGACGGCCAGAACGACGTCGCCTCGATGCACGAGGTGATCACCCGGCGGTTCCGCCGGCTGCTCGACGAGCAGGCGCGCTCCGAGGTCAAGCCCGGCGACGACACCACCGGCCCGATGCTGGTCGACCCCGAGACCGGCCGCCCCCGCAAGTTCGCCTACGCCCCGGGGCTGGTCGTCGTCGACGGCGGGCCGCCGCAGGTCGCGGCCGCCCAGCGCGCGCTCGACGAGCTCGGCATCGACGACATCCCGGTCTGCGGGCTCGCCAAGCGGCTCGAGGAGGTCTGGCTGCCCGGCCAGGAGGACCCGGTCATCCTGGCGCGGTCCTCCGAGGGGCTCTACCTCCTCCAGCGGCTGCGCGACGAGGCGCACCGGTTCGCGATCGGCCACCACCGCTCCCGCCGATCCAAGTCCATGGTCGAGAGCCTCCTCGACGACGTGCCCGGGCTCGGCGAGGTCCGCCGCCGGACGCTGCTCAAGCACTTCGGCTCGCTGAAGAAGCTCCGCACCGCGACCGTCGAGGAGATCGCCCAGGTGCCCGGCATCGGCACCCGTACCGCCACCGCGATCAAGGATGCGGTCACGGAGTCCGCGGAGACCCGTCAGACTGTCTCCGTGAACACCGCGACCGGCGAGATCGAGGAGGGCTAG
- a CDS encoding pyridine nucleotide-disulfide oxidoreductase: protein MPCRDRYGYALTTSPEAAAAYDRGLGDLLRLRHGAAAGIAAAVAIDPTFALGHAALALLGHEMCLEVDLGARMRDAALHAARGTERERSHVHAVLAHVRGDSRPLLRHLEDHPRDALLLSSAVPTIAFAGATEVPEEAWALVERAAPAYGEDWWFAGLLGFVRQEQRRYDDAMDLACRSLAVEPAAGHAAHARAHAHYETGDHAAGLAWMDGWIAEEGRTTDGASHFSWHAALHELSLGDLDAVRRRHAGQLRPELGLGCRALVDTGSLLFRWALTPGATDVPGLDAVVAVTGHDVLERPATPFLALHAAVVLLAVGDGAGLDRLARRSDAHDHPVHREVVAPLARALRMLADGRASEAADALARLAGPSRRLGGSDAQREVLEETRIAALLRGGRLEEAGRLLDERLDRRPSVRDRRWRAVASGQGDGVAVDGERDLAEG from the coding sequence ATGCCGTGTCGCGACCGCTACGGGTACGCCCTGACCACCAGCCCGGAGGCGGCGGCGGCGTACGACCGGGGCCTCGGCGACCTGCTCCGCCTCCGGCACGGCGCCGCGGCGGGGATCGCGGCCGCGGTGGCGATCGACCCGACGTTCGCGCTGGGCCACGCGGCGCTGGCGCTCCTCGGCCACGAGATGTGCCTCGAGGTCGACCTCGGCGCCCGGATGCGGGACGCCGCCCTGCACGCCGCCCGGGGCACCGAGCGCGAGCGCAGCCACGTGCACGCCGTCCTGGCCCACGTCCGGGGCGACTCGCGCCCCCTGCTCCGGCACCTCGAGGACCACCCGCGCGACGCCCTGCTGCTCTCCTCGGCAGTGCCCACCATCGCGTTCGCGGGCGCGACGGAGGTGCCGGAGGAGGCCTGGGCGCTGGTCGAGCGCGCCGCCCCGGCGTACGGCGAGGACTGGTGGTTCGCCGGCCTGCTCGGGTTCGTGCGGCAGGAGCAGCGCCGGTACGACGACGCGATGGACCTGGCGTGCCGGTCCCTCGCCGTCGAGCCGGCCGCCGGGCACGCCGCGCACGCCCGCGCCCACGCTCACTACGAGACCGGCGACCACGCGGCCGGGCTCGCCTGGATGGACGGGTGGATCGCCGAGGAGGGGCGGACGACCGACGGCGCGAGCCACTTCTCCTGGCACGCCGCGCTGCACGAGCTGTCCCTGGGCGACCTGGACGCCGTACGCCGTCGGCACGCCGGCCAGCTGCGCCCCGAGCTCGGCCTGGGGTGCCGCGCGCTCGTCGACACCGGGTCGCTGCTGTTCCGGTGGGCGCTCACCCCGGGCGCCACGGACGTCCCGGGCCTGGACGCGGTCGTCGCGGTCACCGGGCACGACGTGCTGGAGCGGCCGGCCACGCCGTTCCTCGCGCTGCACGCCGCGGTCGTGCTGCTGGCGGTCGGGGACGGCGCGGGCCTGGACCGGCTCGCGCGTCGCAGCGACGCGCACGACCACCCGGTCCACCGGGAGGTGGTGGCGCCGCTGGCCCGCGCGCTCCGGATGCTGGCCGACGGGCGGGCGTCCGAGGCCGCGGACGCGCTGGCCCGGCTCGCCGGCCCGAGCCGCCGCCTCGGCGGCTCGGACGCCCAGCGCGAGGTCCTGGAGGAGACCCGGATCGCGGCCCTGCTGCGGGGCGGCCGCCTCGAGGAGGCGGGCCGGCTCCTGGACGAGCGCCTGGACCGCCGGCCGTCGGTGCGCGACCGGCGGTGGCGGGCGGTGGCCTCAGGCCAGGGTGATGGAGTCGCCGTCGACGGTGAGCGCGACCTCGCCGAGGGGTGA
- a CDS encoding Rieske (2Fe-2S) protein: protein MTRDDSTSTCACLSRRHALAGAATVGLGVPFLAACAGDDSGSASDPAGGSSSSGGGTPSGGGGGTGGGGGGAGLASAADIPVGGGVVFADESVVIVQPTEGDFRGWSAVCTHQGCKVDGVEDGVIVCPCHHSTFSIEDGAPLGGPATSPLGEVALTVDGDSITLA from the coding sequence GTGACTCGCGACGACTCCACCAGCACCTGCGCCTGCCTCAGCCGACGGCACGCCCTCGCCGGCGCCGCGACCGTCGGTCTCGGCGTACCGTTCCTGGCCGCGTGCGCCGGTGACGACAGCGGCTCCGCCAGCGACCCGGCCGGCGGGTCGTCCTCGTCCGGTGGGGGCACCCCGTCCGGCGGGGGCGGCGGCACGGGCGGCGGCGGTGGCGGTGCCGGCCTGGCCTCGGCCGCCGACATCCCGGTCGGCGGCGGCGTCGTGTTCGCCGACGAGTCCGTGGTGATCGTGCAGCCCACGGAGGGTGACTTCCGCGGCTGGTCGGCGGTCTGCACCCACCAGGGCTGCAAGGTCGACGGCGTCGAGGACGGCGTCATCGTCTGCCCGTGCCACCACAGCACGTTCTCGATCGAGGACGGCGCCCCGCTGGGTGGTCCGGCGACCTCACCCCTCGGCGAGGTCGCGCTCACCGTCGACGGCGACTCCATCACCCTGGCCTGA
- the uvrA gene encoding excinuclease ABC subunit UvrA — translation MADQLIIRGAREHNLKDVSVDLPRDSLIVFTGLSGSGKSSLAFDTIFAEGQRRYVESLSAYARQFLGQMDKPDVDFIEGLSPAVSIDQKSTSKNPRSTVGTITEVYDYLRLLYARAGRPHCPVCHAPIERQTPQQIVDRIMGLEEGRRFQVLAPVIRGRKGEYVELFRQLQAQGYSRVRVNGETHPLDEPPKLDKQKKHTIEVVVDRLAVKPSSKRRLTDSVETALLLAGGLVLFDFVDLAEDDPQRELKFSEKMACPNDHPIDTDDLEPRSFSFNSPFGACPACHGLGTRMEVDPELVVPDEHATLGEGAIQPWSQAHVADYFLRLMGALGDELGFDLNTSWSELTPKARKAIIEGHPTKVHVVTRNRYGRERAYYAEFEGVRSYIERRHREAETDTSRERFEGFMREVPCPTCAGSRLKPVSMAVTLGGKNIAEVCALSLDRAAEFLGSLELSSREKQIAEVVLREIQQRLQFLLDVGLDYLSLDRASGSLSGGEAQRIRLATQIGAGLVGVLYVLDEPSIGLHQRDNQKLIETLVRLKELGNTLIVVEHDEETIRVADWAVDVGPGAGEHGGQIVHSGTVQELLDHPDSITGQYLSGRREIPVPEVRRPRTTGRELTVVGARENNLRNIDVTFPLGLFVAVTGVSGSGKSTLVNDILYSSLAKQLYNARAIPGRHTRITGLEHVDKVIHVDQSPIGRTPRSNPATYTGVFDRVRKLFADTPEAKMRGYLQGRFSFNVKGGRCEACQGDGTIKIEMNFLPDVYVPCEVCHGARYNRETLEVHYKGKTIAEVLDMPIEEAVDFFAAVPVISRYLRTLVEVGLGYVRLGQPATTLSGGEAQRVKLATELQRRSTGRTLYVLDEPTTGLHFEDIRKLLGVLGRLVDAGNTVLVIEHNLDVIKTADWLVDMGPEGGSGGGTLVAEGTPEQVAAVPESYTGMFLAPVLEGRHAKQPTRKLPAASAPEPRGRTAASASKRGERVQASRAKGGTRTS, via the coding sequence GTGGCAGACCAGCTGATCATCCGGGGCGCCCGGGAGCACAACCTCAAGGACGTCTCCGTCGACCTGCCGCGCGACTCGCTGATCGTGTTCACGGGGCTCTCCGGCTCCGGGAAGTCGTCGTTGGCCTTCGACACGATCTTCGCCGAGGGCCAGCGCCGCTACGTCGAGTCGCTCTCGGCGTACGCCCGCCAGTTCCTCGGCCAGATGGACAAGCCCGACGTCGACTTCATCGAGGGCCTCTCGCCCGCGGTCTCGATCGACCAGAAGTCCACGTCGAAGAACCCGCGCTCCACGGTCGGCACGATCACCGAGGTCTACGACTACCTCCGCCTGCTCTACGCCCGCGCCGGCCGGCCGCACTGCCCGGTCTGCCACGCCCCGATCGAGCGGCAGACGCCGCAGCAGATCGTCGACCGCATCATGGGGCTCGAGGAGGGTCGCCGCTTCCAGGTCCTGGCGCCGGTGATCCGCGGCCGCAAGGGCGAGTACGTCGAGCTCTTCCGGCAGCTGCAGGCGCAGGGCTACTCCCGCGTCCGGGTCAACGGCGAGACCCACCCGCTCGACGAGCCGCCGAAGCTCGACAAGCAGAAGAAGCACACCATCGAGGTCGTCGTCGACCGGCTCGCGGTCAAGCCGTCCTCCAAGCGCCGGCTCACCGACTCGGTCGAGACGGCGCTGCTGCTCGCCGGCGGCCTGGTGCTCTTCGACTTCGTCGACCTCGCCGAGGACGACCCGCAGCGCGAGCTGAAGTTCAGCGAGAAGATGGCGTGCCCCAACGACCACCCCATCGACACCGACGACCTCGAGCCGCGGTCGTTCTCGTTCAACTCGCCGTTCGGCGCGTGCCCGGCCTGCCACGGCCTCGGCACCCGGATGGAGGTCGACCCCGAGCTGGTGGTCCCCGACGAGCACGCCACCCTCGGCGAGGGCGCGATCCAGCCCTGGAGCCAGGCCCACGTCGCCGACTACTTCCTGCGGCTGATGGGCGCGCTGGGCGACGAGCTCGGCTTCGACCTCAACACCTCCTGGTCCGAGCTGACCCCGAAGGCGCGCAAGGCGATCATCGAGGGGCACCCCACCAAGGTGCACGTGGTCACCCGCAACCGCTACGGCCGCGAGCGCGCCTACTACGCCGAGTTCGAGGGCGTCCGCTCCTACATCGAGCGGCGCCACCGCGAGGCCGAGACCGACACCAGCCGGGAGCGCTTCGAGGGCTTCATGCGCGAGGTGCCCTGCCCCACCTGCGCGGGCAGCCGGCTCAAGCCGGTGTCGATGGCGGTCACCCTCGGCGGCAAGAACATCGCCGAGGTCTGCGCGCTCTCCCTCGACCGGGCCGCGGAGTTCCTAGGCTCGCTCGAGCTCTCCTCGCGGGAGAAGCAGATCGCCGAGGTCGTGCTGCGCGAGATCCAGCAGCGGCTGCAGTTCCTCCTCGATGTCGGGCTCGACTACCTCTCCCTCGACCGGGCCTCCGGCTCGCTGTCGGGCGGCGAGGCGCAGCGCATCCGGCTCGCGACCCAGATCGGCGCCGGCCTGGTCGGCGTCCTCTACGTGCTCGACGAGCCGTCGATCGGGCTGCACCAGCGCGACAACCAGAAGCTCATCGAGACCCTGGTCCGGCTCAAGGAGCTCGGCAACACGCTGATCGTCGTCGAGCACGACGAGGAGACCATCCGGGTGGCCGACTGGGCCGTCGACGTCGGCCCGGGCGCCGGTGAGCACGGCGGCCAGATCGTGCACAGCGGCACCGTCCAGGAGCTGCTCGACCACCCCGACTCGATCACCGGCCAGTACCTCTCCGGGCGCCGCGAGATCCCGGTCCCGGAGGTACGCCGCCCGCGCACGACCGGGCGCGAGCTCACGGTGGTCGGGGCCCGCGAGAACAACCTGCGCAACATCGACGTCACGTTCCCGCTCGGCCTGTTCGTGGCCGTGACCGGTGTGTCCGGCTCCGGCAAGTCGACGCTGGTCAACGACATCCTCTACAGCTCGCTGGCCAAGCAGCTCTACAACGCCCGGGCGATCCCGGGCCGGCACACCCGGATCACCGGGCTCGAGCACGTCGACAAGGTCATCCACGTCGACCAGTCGCCGATCGGCCGCACCCCGCGGTCCAACCCCGCGACGTACACCGGGGTCTTCGACCGGGTCCGCAAGCTCTTCGCCGACACCCCCGAGGCCAAGATGCGCGGCTACCTCCAGGGGCGGTTCTCCTTCAACGTCAAGGGCGGCCGCTGCGAGGCGTGCCAGGGCGACGGCACGATCAAGATCGAGATGAACTTCCTGCCCGACGTCTACGTCCCGTGCGAGGTCTGCCACGGCGCCCGCTACAACCGCGAGACGCTCGAGGTCCACTACAAGGGCAAGACCATCGCCGAGGTCCTGGACATGCCGATCGAGGAGGCCGTCGACTTCTTCGCCGCGGTCCCGGTGATCTCGCGCTACCTCCGCACGCTGGTCGAGGTCGGCCTCGGCTACGTCCGGCTGGGCCAGCCGGCGACCACCCTGTCGGGCGGCGAGGCGCAGCGCGTCAAGCTCGCCACCGAGCTGCAGCGCCGGTCGACGGGGCGCACGCTCTACGTCCTCGACGAGCCGACCACCGGCCTGCACTTCGAGGACATCCGCAAGCTGCTCGGCGTCCTCGGCCGGCTCGTCGACGCGGGCAACACCGTGCTGGTCATCGAGCACAACCTCGACGTGATCAAGACCGCCGACTGGCTGGTCGACATGGGTCCCGAGGGCGGCTCGGGCGGCGGCACGCTGGTCGCCGAGGGCACGCCGGAGCAGGTCGCCGCCGTCCCCGAGAGCTACACCGGCATGTTCCTGGCGCCGGTGCTCGAGGGCCGCCACGCCAAGCAGCCGACCCGCAAGCTCCCGGCCGCCTCGGCGCCCGAGCCGCGCGGCCGTACCGCCGCGTCGGCGTCCAAGCGGGGCGAGCGGGTCCAGGCGAGCCGCGCGAAGGGCGGCACGCGGACCTCGTGA
- a CDS encoding maleylpyruvate isomerase family mycothiol-dependent enzyme: MPTPIPDPTTVALLPEATQRLVRSVDRLQDADWTAPSGLPDWTRAHVVAHLALNAEGLTGALTGLVAGRTVPMYATPERRGEDIAGLAAARHGEVRDRLLASVTALGDALAAVPGEAWGTRLERTPGSHRTFLAAEVPDMRLREVEVHHVDLATTYRTADWDEAFAARLVDAMVRRGGWSSGFVVQATDLGRSWTVAEGGPTVSGPVTDLGWWLTGRGDGAGLTSESGALPRTGAW; this comes from the coding sequence GTGCCCACCCCCATCCCCGACCCGACCACGGTCGCCCTGCTGCCCGAGGCCACGCAGCGCCTGGTCCGCTCCGTCGACCGGCTGCAGGACGCCGACTGGACGGCGCCGAGCGGGCTGCCGGACTGGACCCGCGCCCACGTGGTCGCCCACCTCGCGCTGAACGCCGAGGGCCTGACCGGGGCGCTGACGGGCCTGGTCGCGGGCCGCACGGTGCCGATGTACGCCACCCCCGAGCGGCGCGGCGAGGACATCGCGGGGCTCGCCGCGGCCCGGCACGGCGAGGTCCGGGACCGGCTCCTGGCGTCGGTGACCGCCCTCGGCGACGCCCTCGCGGCCGTCCCAGGCGAGGCCTGGGGCACACGCCTCGAGCGCACCCCCGGGAGCCACCGCACCTTCCTCGCCGCGGAGGTGCCGGACATGCGGCTGCGGGAGGTCGAGGTGCACCACGTCGACCTCGCGACGACGTACCGCACCGCCGACTGGGACGAGGCGTTCGCAGCCCGGTTGGTGGACGCCATGGTCCGCCGAGGAGGATGGTCGTCCGGGTTCGTGGTCCAGGCCACCGATCTGGGACGGTCCTGGACGGTCGCCGAGGGCGGGCCCACGGTGTCCGGTCCGGTGACCGACCTGGGCTGGTGGCTGACCGGCCGCGGCGACGGGGCCGGACTGACGAGCGAGAGCGGCGCGTTGCCGCGGACGGGAGCATGGTGA
- a CDS encoding MBL fold metallo-hydrolase, with the protein MVSYTGEVVPGGEPDTRELTGLTITKVAVDEQMSNNCYLLRCTTTGEQVLVDAAAEPEVLLPLIGSDGLTTVVTTHQHWDHHRALADVVKATGADVVAGEPDADAITSQTGVPVTRRVRHGDRVAVGDASLEVLAVAGHTPGSIVLLYDDPHGHPHLFTGDSLFPGGVGNTFGDEAAFAQLIDEVETRLFQRLPDATWFYPGHGNDSTIGAERPSLAEWRTRGW; encoded by the coding sequence ATGGTGAGCTACACCGGAGAGGTGGTGCCGGGCGGCGAGCCCGACACCCGCGAGCTGACCGGCCTGACGATCACGAAGGTGGCCGTCGACGAGCAGATGTCGAACAACTGCTACCTGCTGCGGTGCACGACCACCGGCGAGCAGGTGCTGGTCGACGCGGCGGCCGAGCCCGAGGTGCTGCTGCCGCTGATCGGCTCGGACGGCCTGACCACCGTGGTCACCACGCACCAGCACTGGGACCACCACCGGGCCCTGGCCGACGTGGTGAAGGCGACCGGCGCCGACGTGGTCGCCGGCGAGCCGGACGCCGACGCGATCACCTCGCAGACCGGCGTCCCCGTCACCCGGCGGGTGCGGCACGGCGACCGGGTGGCGGTCGGGGACGCCAGCCTCGAGGTCCTGGCGGTCGCGGGCCACACGCCCGGCTCGATCGTGCTCCTGTACGACGACCCGCACGGTCACCCGCACCTGTTCACCGGCGACTCGCTCTTCCCGGGCGGGGTCGGCAACACGTTCGGTGACGAGGCCGCCTTCGCCCAGCTCATCGACGAGGTCGAGACCCGGCTCTTCCAGCGGCTCCCCGACGCCACGTGGTTCTACCCCGGCCACGGCAACGACTCGACGATCGGCGCGGAGCGCCCGTCGCTCGCGGAGTGGCGCACCCGCGGCTGGTGA
- a CDS encoding 2Fe-2S iron-sulfur cluster-binding protein yields the protein MDTQSFELEVVDVVEETADAHSITLALPEVDAEHFGYRPGQFLTVAVPSDQTGVAARCYSLSSSPVGGGPLTITVKRTADGYASNWICDHVREGDTLRVLPPSGIFTPASLSADLLLFAGGSGITPVISITRTALQQGTGRIVLFYANRDERSVIFAEELTRLAAEHPDRLMVVHWLESVQGLPSAEQMKAFASAYQSYDAFVCGPAPFMKMTVSVLKELGFPRERRHQEKFISLGGNPFGDLHDVEVAEHEIEVAQTDPDEVTEVVDGDEPQPQGPVHLEVELDGEQHVFDDWAPGTKLLDHLEAKGVKAPYSCREGECSACAIRLLEGEVKMLHNDVLDDDDLADGIRLGCQAVPVTDTVKVTYS from the coding sequence ATGGACACCCAGTCCTTCGAGCTGGAGGTCGTCGACGTCGTCGAGGAGACGGCCGACGCGCACTCCATCACCCTGGCCCTGCCCGAGGTCGACGCCGAGCACTTCGGCTACCGGCCCGGGCAGTTCCTGACCGTTGCCGTGCCGAGCGACCAGACGGGCGTGGCGGCGCGCTGCTACTCGCTGTCCAGCAGCCCGGTGGGCGGCGGGCCGCTGACGATCACGGTCAAGCGCACCGCCGACGGCTACGCCTCCAACTGGATCTGCGACCACGTGCGCGAGGGCGACACCCTCCGGGTGCTGCCGCCGAGCGGCATCTTCACCCCGGCCTCGCTCAGCGCGGACCTGCTGCTGTTCGCCGGTGGGTCCGGCATCACGCCGGTCATCTCGATCACCCGGACCGCCCTGCAGCAGGGCACCGGCCGGATCGTGCTGTTCTACGCCAACCGGGACGAGCGGTCGGTCATCTTCGCCGAGGAGCTGACCCGGCTGGCCGCCGAGCACCCCGACCGGCTGATGGTCGTGCACTGGCTGGAGTCGGTGCAGGGACTCCCGAGCGCCGAGCAGATGAAGGCGTTCGCCTCCGCCTACCAGTCGTACGACGCGTTCGTGTGCGGGCCGGCGCCGTTCATGAAGATGACCGTGTCCGTGCTCAAGGAGCTCGGCTTCCCCCGGGAGCGCCGGCACCAGGAGAAGTTCATCTCCCTCGGGGGCAACCCCTTCGGCGACCTGCACGACGTGGAGGTCGCCGAGCACGAGATCGAGGTGGCGCAGACCGACCCCGACGAGGTCACCGAGGTGGTCGACGGCGACGAGCCGCAGCCGCAGGGACCGGTCCACCTCGAGGTCGAGCTCGACGGCGAGCAGCACGTCTTCGACGACTGGGCCCCGGGCACCAAGCTCCTCGACCACCTGGAGGCCAAGGGCGTGAAGGCGCCGTACTCCTGCCGCGAGGGGGAGTGCTCGGCGTGCGCCATCCGGCTCCTGGAGGGCGAGGTCAAGATGCTCCACAACGACGTCCTGGACGACGACGACCTCGCGGACGGCATCCGCCTGGGCTGCCAGGCCGTGCCGGTCACCGACACGGTCAAGGTCACCTACAGCTGA